CGTGTCGGCGGCAGGCGTCGGCTTGGCCGTTGACGCCGGCGTTGCGGCGTCGTGCCCGAGTTTGGCGGCAAGGGCCTTCGCATCGGCGCCAGGCGACTGTCTAGCCGCAGCCGGCAAAGCGGCTTGATGTCCCGCCTGTGTGACCGGTGCGCCGGTCGACGCGGCTGACGCCGCCTGGCGGGACCCGCCGATGACGACCGCCAGCACGGCTATCGCGACGACTGCCGTCTTGGGAACCATGCCACACATATGCGCTTGCTCCTACTTGTGCGCGGCCGCCGCTCTCTGTTGCGGTTCGTCCTCGGCTTTCACGGGCTCGCTGAAGCGCACGCGCCCGGTCGAAAACTCGTAGAACGCTCCAACCGCCTGCAGCTTGCCCGAGCCAACCAGATGCTTGACGATGGCGCTCTTCGAGAGGATGTCGTTGATCACCTGTTCGACATTGGCCAGGATCGCCTCTCGGATGTGCTCGATGTCGGCAGGAGCGTCCATCCGTCCGAACCCGGGCTTAATCGCCGCGACCAGCGCATCGAGATTGGGTCCCATCGAGGCCGCGCCAGGCTTGCTCTCAATGGCTGCCTTCACCGCCCCGCACGCCTCGTGGCCCATCACCACCAACAGCGACGCGTTCAGATGCTCGGCGCCGTACTCAACGCTTGCAAGCACCGCCTTGTCAGCCACTTCGCCAGCCGTGCGGACCACGAACAGTTCGCCGAGGCCGGCGTTGAAGATCACTTCCGGCGGTACGCGCGAATCCGCACACGACAACACGATCGCAAACGGCGACTGTCCCTT
This portion of the Acidobacteriota bacterium genome encodes:
- a CDS encoding carbonic anhydrase, translated to MRYQRAVTIAVVMLLTIGSVPVRSQQPSASPLDRLKAGNERFVKDAAASMPINTEKRLAQVKGQSPFAIVLSCADSRVPPEVIFNAGLGELFVVRTAGEVADKAVLASVEYGAEHLNASLLVVMGHEACGAVKAAIESKPGAASMGPNLDALVAAIKPGFGRMDAPADIEHIREAILANVEQVINDILSKSAIVKHLVGSGKLQAVGAFYEFSTGRVRFSEPVKAEDEPQQRAAAAHK